From the genome of Chlamydiota bacterium:
TTGCCCAGAATAGGAATTGAACCTACGACCGCTTGCTTACCATGCAAGTGCTCTACCCCTGAGCTATCTGGGCTTTACTTTTCAGACTACCCAATTTACCTCAGAGCTTAAAAAAAATCAATACCTACTTGCATTTCTGGGTTTATCGCTGTCGATACACAATGCGTCCTTTGGTCAAATCATAGGGAGACATTTCTAAAGTCACCACATCACCGACCAATACTCGGATATTTCTCATGCGCATTTTGCCACAAAGATGAGCGATCACAGAGCTTCCATTCTTTAACAACACTTTAAAATGCAAATTTGGCAAAAGCTCTTGAACTTCTCCATCAACTACAATCTTATCTTCTTTGGACATGTTACCAACGGTTACGTGCAATGCAAGTATGCAAGAATGAAACTAAAAAACGTATTTTTTGTCAACTTTTTTAAAAAACTCCTCACAAAAAAGATTCACAAAAAAGATTTTTTACTTTAATCTCTCGATCATGTGGGGAAAAGTTATTAAAATTTTACTATTATTATCTTGCATAAATCTTTTTGCAAAAACGTACGAAATTTCTGAAGATGATATTAAAATAAAATCTATTAAACATCAATTTACCTACATCAGATTGGGTGTTGGCACTTCCTTCAACAACACAACCCCCCAAGCCATGCCCTCCTTGGGCCTTGGCAAGCGCTACCAGTATTCTCACGTGGGTATCGACCTTTCTGTAAATTGGATGGCTAAAAGCTTCAAAACGGGCTCTAACGAGTACTACTTTTCCATTCCCAAGATACTGCTTTTATTCTTCATTACGCCAAGATCTACCGCCTCTATCTATTTTGGCTTTGGGCCCAGTTATGGCTGGATCACAACCCCCCAAAAAGGCAGTCCCCTTGATGCTAATTTCATCGAAGAAAAACGCTTCAGAGGAATTCTCATAGAAGGCACGCTTGGTATTGAAATTGCGCCCAAGCATAGTGTCAAATCTTTTGTTGGTTTTGATATTTCCTATCCGCTTGCAGCAGCCTCAGAAACCGAGGACAAGATCAAAAAGCCAGTAGTATCCGGCAACTTTGGCATCGCATTTTAACATGTTTTATTTTATAATTGATGACTTGAAACAAATTGTTCTAGTCTTTCGGCTCTAGGTATATCTGCATCAACAGCGATACCTTTACGATACAATTGAGCCATACTTTTCAATTCTTTAATAGCTTCTTGAGATCCTTCCTCTCCTGCAGCTCTATATAACTCCTCTGCTTTGGATGAGTCTAGAGTTACACCATCACCTCGCTCATAAATAGCCGCCAACTCCACAAGTTGTTTTAGACACTCAGTTTTTTGTTCTCCCTCAGCAACGTCTATAACATCTCTTACTATGATTCCAGCCAAATTCGCATCTCTTCGCATCTTTTTATCTGGTAAACAAGATGAACAAGCTTGACTCAATCCAAGAAAAGTCTGAATAGCTAAAGTTTTTTGTTCTCCCTCAGCAGCGTTTGTAACAGTTCTTATTATTCGTTCCATAAGTCTATTCAATCCCTCATCTCGTCGTGTCCTTTCATCTAATAAACAAGCTTGACTCAACTCAAGAAAAGCATCAACAACTAAAACTTTTTGATCATTATGCATTTGATCATTCGAAAGGATATAAAAATATAATTCGTCAGCAGAATCCCAAAAATTGAGTTTTGTTCTTAAAACTGTCTGTTTTATTCCATTTTGCATATAAAGTTTTCCCAGTACAAACATCACATCATAAGCCGCAGTTCTTTCAGCCATAGTTTTTTCACTCGCTGTTCTTTCAGCTGCTGCTGCTGCTTGTCTTCCACTCCTCAAAGTATTTTGATATCTATATGTTCTCTCAGATGCAGCGGCGGCGGCGGCAGCTGGAGCTTCTTCTTCATTGTCGGATGGAGTGACAAATTTTATTAAGAAATCTTTCATGGAGTTACGATTACGCAATAATGTTTCAGCGGCAGGTATAGCATAAAGCTGTGCTAATAAACGAAAAGCTTCTATCGTTTGCTCATGAACTTTTTCATCGATAATCTCTTTTAACATTTTTTCAGCCGCCTCTAAACTCTTAACAGTTTTTTGCTTCATATAAGCTCCACTTAAATCAAGTAATAATCGAAAACCTCCAACTCGAACAGGCAAGCCTTCTCCCAACCCTACTACATGACAAGCTAAATCTTTTGCTTGATCCAAATTCGGCCTTTCTCCACTCATATGAGTTCTACTTAAATCAAGTAACGCTTGAAGAGCTCTAGTTTTTTGTTCAACATTTCTACGCTTAGCAACATATACTAATAACTCTTTTGCTTGAGCTAAATCTCCCGGTGTTCTTTTCCCTATGTAAATAAGACTCAAGTCAACCAAACCACGAAGAGCTGGAGCTTTTTGCTCATCGCTACTTCTTTCATTTTCTATAATATATCTAAATAGAACTTCTGCTTAACCTAAATCTGAGGTTGCTTCGACAGTAAATTCTTGACTTATTTGAACCAATGCATCAAACGCTGCACCTCTTTGATCAGGACTACTATTTGCATGTTCTGCTACATATCTTAATACATGCGCTGCTTTAGCTAAATCTCGTGCAATTCCAGGTGTTGTGCCGTTTGCATAAACTTGACCCAACGCAACTAAGTTATCAAAAGCTGCATTTTTTTGAGCGGGGCTACTATTTGCACGATCTGCCACATATCTTATCTTCTGCTTTTGCTGGATTTGGTGCAACTCCACCTGTACCATTCTTGGCTTAATCGTCGTAATAGTTCTGTAGCCTCTTCAGATCCATACCCTTTTGCAAGTGCATATAGCTCTCCTGCTTTGGATAAATTTTGGGGTATTGCAGCTTGACCATGCATAGCTTCTTGGCCATTCTGGTAAACGCCCAAGTCAAGTAAGCGCCCAATTGCTGCCGCTCTTTCTTCTTCACCCGTTGCTTTTTCTAATGCATACTTGAATAACTCTTCTGCTTTGGCTAAATCTTGTGCTATTGCAGCTTGACCATGCATAGCTTCTTCGCCGTACTGATAAGCTCTACCCAATTCAACTAAAGCTCCAAAAACCGCACTTTTTTGATCAGGACTACTACCTGCATGATCTGCTACATATCTTAACAACGCTTCTGCTTTGGCTAAATCTTGTGCTATTGCAGCTTGACCATGCATAGCTTCTTGGCCATTCTGGTAAACGTAACCCAAGTCAAGTAAGCGCCCAATTGCTGCCGCTCTTTCTTCTTCACCCGTTGCTTTTTCTAATGCATACTTGAATAATTCTTCTGCTTTGGATAAATCTTGTGCTATTGCAGCTTGACCATGCATAGCTTCTTGGCCATTCTGGTAAACGGAACCTAAGCCAAATAAACCCCTAATTGCTGCCGCTCTTTCATCTTCACCCTGCGCAGCTTCTAATGCATATTTGAATAATTCTTCTGCTTTGGCTAAATCTTGTGCTATTGCAGCTTGACCATGCATAGCTTCTTGACCATTCTGGTAAGCGGAACCTAAGTCAAGTAAGCGCCCAATTGCTTCGTTTCTTTCATCTTTACCCTGCGCAGCTTCTAATGCATATTTGAATAACGCTTCTGCTTTGGCTAAATTTTGGGATCTTGTAATTCCACGTATATACTTTCTACCTAGTTCAACCACTTCAGAGTTACTAATTACAACCAATTCAGAGTTACTAATTACAACGTCCTTTCGCATCAAAAAATTACTGACAAACTTTGCACTTAGAAGACCTGCCACAACAAAGGACATTTGCCTTATATATTTAAATCCTAAAGCTATTGCAGCAAGAGCTAAGCCTCCATGAACTAATCTCCCAAGATTAGAGGAAACCTTGTGGTATCTTAATGTAGAATTTTCTTCAGCTAGATGAATTCTAACTTCATGAACAGGAAAGAAAAAATGCGCAGATGCAACGTATTGAATCGTATTATGAAATGCTCTTGCCAGTCCATTTGCTCCAGGCTGAGTATAGGTAGGCCTTAGGGTTAAAAAATCTGTTAACATATCAATCCTCCATTTAAAACTAACCAATTATAAAAAATAATATCTTTAAGTACAAGCAATATATTGACTCCAGCCATTTTTCTAAATTACACATAATAAGCAGCTTGCGTTTTTTCTCTACCCAAAATCTCATCTTCTGGAAAAAGAACTCAAAAAAGATTTTTTTATGCTTAAGCCTTAATCCATTACAAAAAAATACTAGACAAAAAAATCAAAAATACTATATTTGGTAGTTAATATTTTAGTTAGATACAACATGTAGTATCGGGAACCGTTTTAACCAAGAGGCTCTATGTCTAAAACAGCAACTCAGATGACCATTGTCAAAAGAAATGGAAATATTGTGCCTTTCAAAGGAGAGAGGATTGTGCAGGCCATTGAAGCTGCATTCAAAGAAACCAAAGGCATTGCCAAGGAAGCCGCTTTGCCAAAAGAAGACTGGATGCATGTATTAGATATTGGCAAAAGTGTACAAGAACGCATTACAGAGATGTTTGAAAAAGGCACGACGCTCACCGTCGAAGGCATCCAAGATTTGGTCGAAGTGACTCTGATGGATCAAGGATTTCACCATGTTGCTAAGGCCTACATTTTGTATCGTGACGAAAGAGCGGCAAAAAGAGCAGCTTCTCAAATAGAGGTGCATCGCAAAGGACACACAGAGCCTGTGAAATTCAATCCGATCAAAGTCGCATCCAAGTTAGATAGACTTTTGCAACAAAGTACTGATTTTGATGAAGCAAAACGTATCGCTAGCGTTAACTTTTTGGTCCAAAAAATTACAAATCATGTGACGCGTCTACATGAAACACAAGAAATCTCTGCAGAAGATATTCAAAACATCATGGAAAAGATTTTGGCAGAAGAGGGACTATTTACTTTAGCAAAAATGCTCATCATTGAACATACGCAACATAATACGGAAATTGAAGAAGAGCATCACACCAAAGATGAAAAAATCTTCATGGTCACCACGCACGAGGGCCAAACAAAAAAACTGTATAAAAAAACACTGAAAAAACGCATGCATTTTGCTGCAAAAAATCTTAACGTGGATGTAGATGCGCTTTTAGAAAGTGCGCTTTTAAATTTCTACGAAGGCATCAAAGAAGAAGAGGTCGATCAGGCGATCATCATGGCTGCAAAAGCAAAAATTGAGGAAGATCCTGTCTATTCAAAATTCGCCGCACGCCTACTTCTCGACAAAACGTATCGCGAAGTATTAGGATATGAAGCCCATGATAAATCGATTGAAAAAGTGCAGCGTGACTATTTTAAAACCTATTTCAAGCAAGCAGTAAGTGATGAGTTCTTATCACCTAAAATATTGGATTTTGATTTGGAAAAACTTGGCCAAGTACTCGATTTTTCACGTGATTTGCAATTCGATTATTTAGGAATGCAAACTCTCTATGATCGCTATTTTATTCATAAAGATGATGTACGCCAAGAAACGCCCCAAATCTTTTGGATGCGCGTGGCAATGGGTTTGAGCATCGATGAAACAGAAAAAGAAAAATGGGCGATTGAATTTTACAATGTTTTATCCAAATTTGAGTACCTTGCATCCACACCCACACTCTTTAATTCTGCAACAAATCGCTCCCAGCTCTCTTCTTGCTTCTTATCCACTGTGCAAGATGATCTCATCGATATTTTCAAAACCATTTCAGATGATGCAAGACTTTCTAAATGGGCTGGCGGACTTGGAAACGATTGGACAAATGTGAGAGCTACTGGTGCATGGATCAAGGGCACAAATGGAAAGAGTCAGGGCGTCATTCCGTTCCTGAAAGTCGCCAATGACACAGCCGTGGCTGTCAACCAAGGCGGAAAGCGCAAAGGCGCGCTGTGCTGTTATTTGGAAACATGGCACTTAGACATTGAAGATTTTCTAGAGTTGCGCAAAAACACAGGCGATGAAAGACGGCGCACACACGACATGAACACCGCCAATTGGATCCCCGATCTCTTTATGAAACGCGTGCAGCAAAAAGGAACGTGGACGCTCTTTTCTCCAAGCGATGTGCCTGATTTGCATGAT
Proteins encoded in this window:
- the infA gene encoding Translation initiation factor IF-1, with the translated sequence MHVTVGNMSKEDKIVVDGEVQELLPNLHFKVLLKNGSSVIAHLCGKMRMRNIRVLVGDVVTLEMSPYDLTKGRIVYRQR
- the nrdA gene encoding Ribonucleoside-diphosphate reductase 1 subunit alpha, with the translated sequence MSKTATQMTIVKRNGNIVPFKGERIVQAIEAAFKETKGIAKEAALPKEDWMHVLDIGKSVQERITEMFEKGTTLTVEGIQDLVEVTLMDQGFHHVAKAYILYRDERAAKRAASQIEVHRKGHTEPVKFNPIKVASKLDRLLQQSTDFDEAKRIASVNFLVQKITNHVTRLHETQEISAEDIQNIMEKILAEEGLFTLAKMLIIEHTQHNTEIEEEHHTKDEKIFMVTTHEGQTKKLYKKTLKKRMHFAAKNLNVDVDALLESALLNFYEGIKEEEVDQAIIMAAKAKIEEDPVYSKFAARLLLDKTYREVLGYEAHDKSIEKVQRDYFKTYFKQAVSDEFLSPKILDFDLEKLGQVLDFSRDLQFDYLGMQTLYDRYFIHKDDVRQETPQIFWMRVAMGLSIDETEKEKWAIEFYNVLSKFEYLASTPTLFNSATNRSQLSSCFLSTVQDDLIDIFKTISDDARLSKWAGGLGNDWTNVRATGAWIKGTNGKSQGVIPFLKVANDTAVAVNQGGKRKGALCCYLETWHLDIEDFLELRKNTGDERRRTHDMNTANWIPDLFMKRVQQKGTWTLFSPSDVPDLHDLYGQAFETRYMEYEKMADDGTIKLFKRMDAFDLWRKMLSMLFETGHPWITFKDPSNIRSPQDHCGVVHSSNLCTEILLNTSQEETAVCNLGSVNLAEHFNEKGLDTKKLEKTITTAIRMLDNVININFYPIEQTEHANSKHRPIGLGLMGFQDILYMQNISYASYEAVQLADQIMENMSYFALLASSKLAQEKGTYFSYKGSKWERGYLPLDTQELLKKERGEAFVDLDFSSTLDWSVVRESIKKHGMRNSNCMAIAPTATIANIAGITASIEPTYKHLFVKSNLSGEFTVPNNYLVNKLKKLNMWDDEMIDDLKYFDGSIQEIARIPQEIKQVFLTAFEIEAEWLIDAAAKRQKWIDMGQSLNLYLDQPSGKKMSEMYMLAWQKGLKTTYYCRTLGATQVEKSTTDINKRGLQPRWMKNESPSARVQVNRDAPSCSLDEGCESCQ